In Niallia sp. FSL W8-0635, one genomic interval encodes:
- the cmpA gene encoding cortex morphogenetic protein CmpA encodes MPNWLQNQIKKAFYEKNSYQVKLLNQCWYYYRRKNTPS; translated from the coding sequence ATGCCTAATTGGTTACAAAACCAAATCAAAAAAGCTTTCTATGAAAAAAACAGCTATCAAGTAAAGCTATTAAATCAATGTTGGTATTACTATCGCCGTAAAAATACTCCTAGTTAA
- a CDS encoding PP2C family protein-serine/threonine phosphatase, with protein MDFREMMESKYRDLLVNYIKDESEQALYQGQKFSRKSIEQKISPEDIISLHKSILMDLYPDIPEYVTKSFDILLEVMIGYGFAYREHQSLRHVQQELRSEMEIAANVQQTLLSTDIPKAEGLDIGAISVPAKMMNGDYYHFVHDDDQVINIAIADVIGKGIPAAMCMSMIKYAMDSLPENRNKPSNVLENLNRVVEQNVDPSMFITMFYGAYDVLSHVFHYASAGHEPGLYYQAETKQFSELKTKGLLLGVDKKTKYQQFAKQIYPGDMIVLMSDGVTESRTKEGFIDKEILLGYIRKHMHLDAQDIVKNVYKELEKIQDFQLRDDFTLIIFKREV; from the coding sequence ATGGATTTCCGAGAAATGATGGAATCTAAGTATCGAGATCTTCTAGTGAACTATATTAAAGATGAATCTGAACAGGCGCTTTATCAAGGGCAGAAGTTTAGTAGGAAATCGATTGAACAAAAAATATCACCAGAAGATATAATCAGTTTACATAAATCTATTCTAATGGATTTATATCCAGATATTCCTGAATATGTTACGAAATCCTTTGATATTCTTTTAGAGGTCATGATAGGCTATGGATTTGCATATAGAGAACATCAAAGCCTTCGCCATGTTCAACAAGAATTAAGAAGTGAGATGGAAATCGCTGCAAATGTACAACAAACATTATTAAGTACCGATATTCCAAAAGCAGAAGGGTTAGATATTGGCGCAATTAGTGTTCCTGCTAAAATGATGAATGGGGATTATTACCACTTTGTTCATGATGATGATCAAGTTATTAATATTGCTATAGCGGATGTGATTGGAAAGGGAATCCCTGCTGCTATGTGCATGTCGATGATTAAGTATGCGATGGATAGTCTCCCAGAAAATAGGAATAAACCAAGCAATGTATTAGAGAATTTAAATAGGGTAGTAGAGCAAAATGTAGATCCTAGTATGTTCATTACGATGTTTTATGGAGCATATGATGTATTGTCACATGTATTTCACTATGCATCTGCTGGTCATGAACCAGGGTTATATTATCAAGCCGAAACAAAACAGTTTAGTGAGCTCAAAACAAAGGGTTTGCTCCTAGGTGTGGACAAAAAAACAAAATATCAACAATTTGCAAAACAGATTTATCCAGGAGACATGATTGTATTAATGTCAGATGGAGTAACAGAAAGTAGAACGAAAGAAGGCTTTATTGATAAAGAAATTCTTCTTGGATACATAAGAAAACATATGCACTTAGATGCACAAGATATTGTCAAAAATGTCTATAAAGAATTAGAAAAAATTCAAGATTTCCAATTACGAGATGATTTCACTTTAATTATTTTTAAAAGAGAAGTTTAA
- the rsbW gene encoding anti-sigma B factor RsbW, producing the protein MSHFEYIEMKIPSKPEYVGIIRLTLSGIASRMGFSYDEIEDLKIATSEACTNAVQHAYKNKDAGEVLIGFRLYNDRLEVIVADNGKSFDFHSTTKDLGPYEQDESVEFLREGGLGLYLIETLMDEVKIHHNNGVTVFMTKYLEGEQVERDAETIST; encoded by the coding sequence ATGAGTCATTTTGAGTACATCGAAATGAAAATTCCTTCTAAACCAGAGTATGTAGGTATTATCCGATTAACTTTATCTGGAATTGCAAGCAGAATGGGCTTTAGCTATGATGAAATTGAAGATTTAAAGATAGCTACTAGTGAAGCATGTACCAATGCTGTGCAACATGCGTATAAAAATAAAGACGCAGGAGAAGTATTAATTGGATTTCGATTATATAACGATCGCCTAGAAGTCATAGTTGCCGATAATGGAAAGAGCTTTGATTTTCATTCTACAACAAAAGATTTAGGTCCGTATGAACAAGATGAGTCAGTGGAATTTCTTCGTGAAGGAGGACTTGGCCTATACTTGATCGAAACATTAATGGATGAAGTAAAGATTCACCATAATAACGGGGTAACTGTTTTCATGACTAAATACCTCGAAGGAGAGCAGGTGGAGAGGGATGCAGAAACAATCTCAACCTAA
- a CDS encoding anti-sigma regulatory factor: protein MGDQSCVKIINEWDIVAARQLGRNIARELGFGTVDQARITTAISELARNIYLYAGQGQICIEKLFDNGKAGLKLIAVDSGPGIKDIRQVMQDGFSTSGGLGAGLPGVKRLMDEFDIKTSIGEGTEIQAVKWLR from the coding sequence ATGGGAGACCAATCCTGTGTAAAAATCATAAATGAATGGGACATCGTTGCAGCTCGGCAATTAGGTAGAAACATTGCAAGAGAGCTCGGCTTTGGTACCGTCGATCAAGCACGCATTACCACTGCGATTAGTGAGCTTGCAAGAAATATATACTTGTATGCTGGACAAGGACAAATTTGTATTGAGAAGCTTTTTGATAATGGAAAAGCGGGTTTAAAACTAATTGCGGTTGACAGTGGTCCTGGTATTAAAGATATAAGACAAGTAATGCAAGACGGTTTTTCTACCTCGGGTGGGTTAGGTGCTGGATTACCAGGTGTTAAACGGTTGATGGATGAGTTTGATATCAAAACCTCTATAGGCGAGGGTACAGAAATTCAGGCGGTGAAGTGGCTAAGATAG
- the sigB gene encoding RNA polymerase sigma factor SigB encodes MQKQSQPNRHLSKEEVNKLIKDFQLNQNEKAQEKLVINYRDLVEMLARKYSKGKMFHEDIAQVGIIGLIGAIQRYDESFGKSFEAFAVPTIIGEIKRFLRDKTWSVHVPRRIKELGPKIKKTVEELTTDLQRSPKVNEIADYLQVSEEEVLEAMEMGRSYQALSVDHSIEADSEGGTVTLLDIVGDVDQGFEKVNQKLVLEKVLHVLTEREKSIIQYTYLDNLSQKEAGEKLGISQMHVSRLQRRAIKKLQEAIQAESNNSEFIL; translated from the coding sequence ATGCAGAAACAATCTCAACCTAATCGCCATTTATCAAAAGAAGAAGTAAATAAATTAATAAAAGATTTTCAACTCAATCAAAACGAGAAAGCCCAAGAGAAACTCGTCATAAATTATCGTGATTTAGTAGAAATGCTTGCAAGAAAATATTCAAAAGGAAAAATGTTTCACGAAGATATTGCGCAAGTGGGAATCATTGGATTAATAGGAGCTATTCAACGTTATGATGAAAGTTTCGGTAAGAGTTTTGAGGCTTTTGCTGTGCCAACTATTATTGGTGAAATTAAACGGTTTTTAAGAGATAAAACATGGAGTGTTCATGTACCACGACGAATTAAAGAACTTGGTCCAAAAATAAAGAAAACAGTCGAAGAGCTTACGACTGATTTGCAACGTTCTCCAAAGGTAAATGAAATTGCTGATTACTTACAAGTATCCGAAGAAGAAGTATTAGAAGCAATGGAAATGGGTAGAAGCTATCAGGCTTTATCTGTTGATCATTCGATTGAAGCAGATTCAGAAGGGGGAACAGTTACCCTCTTGGATATTGTAGGAGATGTGGATCAAGGCTTTGAAAAAGTAAATCAAAAACTAGTGTTAGAAAAAGTATTGCATGTATTAACAGAGCGAGAAAAAAGTATTATTCAATATACATATTTGGATAATCTTAGTCAGAAGGAAGCTGGAGAGAAGCTAGGGATATCTCAAATGCATGTTTCAAGGCTTCAGAGAAGAGCAATCAAAAAGCTACAAGAAGCAATACAGGCAGAATCCAATAATTCGGAGTTTATTTTATGA
- a CDS encoding anti-sigma factor antagonist produces MNIIIDVKEKELDVEVKVSGEIDAYTAPKLRERIYSFSEKEGMKMVIDLSDVNYMDSTGLGVFVGIFKNVRANNGEFKLIGLSSRLIRLFEITGLADIIDINSKIEGGIQ; encoded by the coding sequence ATGAATATCATAATAGATGTGAAGGAAAAAGAATTGGATGTAGAAGTTAAAGTTTCTGGTGAAATTGATGCGTATACTGCTCCGAAATTAAGAGAACGAATTTATTCCTTTTCCGAAAAGGAAGGAATGAAAATGGTAATAGATTTATCAGATGTTAACTATATGGACAGTACTGGTTTAGGAGTATTTGTAGGCATATTTAAGAATGTCCGAGCAAATAATGGTGAATTCAAGCTAATTGGTCTATCAAGCCGCTTAATCAGGTTATTTGAAATCACTGGATTGGCAGATATTATAGACATAAATAGTAAGATAGAAGGTGGAATCCAATGA
- a CDS encoding STAS domain-containing protein produces MRIPILKLYDYLLVSIQWELDDQTALQFQEDLLNKIHETSASGVVIDLTSIDFIDSFIAKVLGDVIGMSKLMGAKVVLTGIQPAVAITLVELGISLNDVLTALDLEKGLEKLQQELED; encoded by the coding sequence GTGAGAATACCAATATTAAAACTTTATGACTATTTACTAGTGTCCATTCAATGGGAATTAGATGACCAAACAGCCCTTCAGTTTCAAGAGGATTTATTAAATAAAATTCATGAGACAAGTGCAAGTGGAGTAGTTATTGATTTAACTTCCATTGATTTTATAGACTCATTTATTGCCAAAGTATTAGGTGATGTTATCGGCATGTCAAAGCTAATGGGGGCTAAGGTGGTACTGACAGGGATTCAGCCTGCTGTTGCCATCACCTTAGTAGAGCTAGGTATCAGTTTGAACGATGTTTTAACTGCCTTAGATCTAGAAAAAGGTTTGGAGAAATTACAACAGGAATTGGAGGATTGA
- a CDS encoding PP2C family serine/threonine-protein phosphatase: MNELKDNHVHVLSYQTSKKGKTLCGDSFYYTSTDEYFVCVLADGLGSGEYANEASVAVTEMIEENHTKSVEELMELSNNVLIKKRGAAVCVFKINYASKTIVYSCVGNIRFFLYSPSGKLTYPLPVTGYLSGRPQHYHTQRFTFENHAKFLVFSDGFNIQGIKNLLKGYLPISAIADDIVGKYNNLDDDSTFILGSLL, translated from the coding sequence ATGAACGAATTAAAAGATAATCATGTCCACGTACTTTCCTATCAGACTAGTAAGAAAGGGAAAACCCTTTGCGGAGATAGTTTTTATTATACTTCAACGGATGAATACTTTGTTTGTGTATTAGCTGATGGTCTCGGTAGTGGTGAATACGCAAATGAAGCATCCGTTGCAGTTACTGAGATGATTGAAGAAAATCATACAAAATCAGTAGAGGAATTAATGGAACTATCAAACAATGTTCTTATAAAGAAAAGAGGCGCCGCGGTTTGTGTTTTTAAAATAAACTATGCTTCAAAGACCATTGTTTATAGCTGTGTAGGTAATATTCGATTCTTTCTTTATTCTCCTTCGGGCAAATTGACTTATCCACTCCCGGTAACGGGTTACTTATCTGGAAGACCTCAACATTATCATACACAACGGTTTACTTTTGAAAATCATGCGAAATTCCTTGTTTTTTCCGATGGATTTAATATCCAAGGTATTAAAAATTTGCTGAAGGGGTATTTACCAATTAGCGCGATAGCAGATGACATCGTAGGGAAATATAATAACTTGGATGATGATTCTACCTTTATATTGGGAAGCTTGCTTTAA
- a CDS encoding Tex family protein, translating into MEKVLEQEKGQDYLSIIAKEQSVSIKQVKSVITLIEDGNTVPFIARYRKEQTGALDEVQIKDIIDRYTYIQNLAQRKEEVIRLIEEQGKLTEELRTSILKAIKLQEVEDLYRPYKQKRRTKATIAKEKGLEPFAEWLLSMKKESSIEEEARKYLSEEKEVLTMEDVINGAKDILAERISDDAESRKWIRSKTMLTGKIQSSSKNVEKDEKNIYEMYYEYEEPVNKIVPHRTLALNRGEKEDILKVAITVPLEMITEYLEKKWITNEYSPATVIIKEAIEDGYKRLIQPSIEREIRNELTEKAEEQAIHIFSENLRNLLLQPPLKGKMVLGVDPAYRTGCKLAVVDETGKVLEIGVIYPHPPASKKAEAATKFQSILDRYDIEMVAVGNGTASRETEQFVAEMLNKQKKDIYYLIVNEAGASVYSASEIAREEFPDFQVEERSAVSIARRLQDPLAELVKIDPKSVGVGQYQHDVSQKKLAESLHFVVETAVNQVGVNVNTASSSLLQYVAGLSKTVANNIVKKREEEGKFSDRKQLKKIPRLGAKTYEQAIGFLRVLDGKEPLDRTGIHPEHYDEVKKLLSKIGFTSKDIGTPELKEVLMKVEMKGIAEELNIGELTLKDIIDALVRPSRDPREDLPAPLLRKDVLKLEDLQTGMELQGTVRNVVDFGAFIDIGVKQDGLVHISKLSNKFVKHPLDIVSVGDVVTVWVDSVDHNKGRVALTMLSPKDEK; encoded by the coding sequence ATGGAGAAAGTTTTGGAACAGGAAAAAGGACAGGATTATTTATCTATTATAGCAAAAGAACAGAGTGTATCGATTAAACAGGTGAAAAGTGTTATTACGCTAATAGAAGATGGGAATACAGTTCCTTTTATTGCTCGATATAGAAAAGAACAAACAGGTGCACTAGATGAAGTGCAAATTAAGGACATTATCGATCGCTATACATATATTCAAAACTTGGCGCAAAGAAAAGAAGAGGTTATTCGTTTAATCGAGGAGCAGGGTAAGCTTACAGAAGAATTGCGTACTAGTATTCTCAAGGCAATCAAGTTGCAAGAAGTAGAAGACTTGTATCGTCCTTATAAGCAAAAACGCCGAACAAAAGCAACTATTGCAAAAGAAAAAGGATTAGAGCCTTTTGCAGAATGGTTATTAAGTATGAAGAAGGAAAGCTCTATAGAAGAGGAAGCGCGTAAATATCTCTCCGAAGAAAAAGAAGTGCTAACAATGGAAGATGTGATAAATGGAGCAAAAGATATTCTAGCAGAACGCATATCGGATGATGCAGAAAGTAGAAAGTGGATTAGAAGCAAAACAATGCTTACTGGGAAAATTCAATCTAGCTCTAAAAATGTAGAGAAGGACGAAAAAAATATATATGAGATGTATTATGAATATGAAGAGCCAGTAAATAAGATTGTTCCTCACCGTACACTAGCTTTAAATAGAGGAGAAAAAGAAGATATTTTAAAAGTAGCCATTACTGTTCCACTAGAAATGATTACAGAATACTTAGAGAAAAAGTGGATAACAAATGAGTACTCTCCTGCAACAGTAATTATTAAAGAGGCGATAGAAGATGGCTATAAACGACTTATTCAGCCTTCCATTGAAAGGGAAATAAGAAACGAGTTAACAGAAAAGGCTGAAGAACAAGCAATACATATTTTCTCGGAAAATCTTAGAAATCTATTATTGCAGCCACCTCTTAAAGGAAAAATGGTTCTTGGAGTAGATCCAGCTTATCGAACAGGCTGTAAATTAGCGGTAGTGGATGAAACGGGAAAAGTATTAGAAATCGGTGTGATTTATCCACATCCTCCTGCATCCAAAAAAGCAGAGGCAGCTACTAAATTCCAAAGTATACTTGATCGCTATGACATTGAAATGGTAGCGGTAGGAAATGGAACAGCTTCTAGAGAGACAGAACAATTTGTTGCAGAAATGTTAAACAAGCAGAAGAAAGACATCTACTATTTAATCGTGAATGAAGCAGGAGCAAGTGTTTATTCTGCTTCGGAAATTGCAAGAGAAGAATTTCCGGATTTTCAAGTAGAAGAAAGAAGTGCAGTGTCGATTGCAAGGCGATTACAAGATCCACTAGCAGAACTTGTGAAAATTGATCCGAAATCTGTTGGTGTTGGTCAATATCAACATGATGTATCACAAAAGAAATTGGCAGAATCCTTGCATTTTGTTGTAGAAACTGCAGTTAACCAAGTTGGAGTAAATGTAAATACGGCATCTTCTTCTTTATTGCAATATGTTGCAGGTCTTTCCAAAACTGTTGCTAATAATATCGTAAAGAAAAGGGAAGAAGAAGGGAAATTTAGCGATCGTAAACAATTAAAGAAGATACCACGTTTAGGAGCGAAAACCTACGAACAAGCAATCGGTTTCTTGCGTGTATTGGATGGCAAAGAGCCTCTAGATAGAACAGGTATCCACCCTGAGCATTATGATGAAGTGAAAAAACTCTTGTCTAAAATAGGATTTACGTCAAAAGATATTGGTACTCCTGAGTTAAAAGAAGTCTTAATGAAAGTGGAAATGAAGGGAATTGCAGAAGAACTTAATATTGGAGAACTTACGTTAAAGGATATTATCGATGCGTTAGTTCGACCATCTAGAGATCCACGTGAAGATCTTCCTGCGCCGTTATTACGAAAGGATGTATTGAAGCTAGAAGATCTACAAACTGGAATGGAACTTCAGGGCACTGTTCGAAATGTAGTTGATTTCGGGGCATTTATAGACATTGGAGTAAAACAAGATGGTTTAGTTCATATTTCTAAGCTAAGTAATAAGTTTGTTAAGCATCCACTTGATATAGTAAGTGTGGGAGATGTTGTTACTGTTTGGGTAGACAGTGTAGACCATAATAAAGGAAGAGTTGCGCTTACCATGTTAAGTCCAAAAGACGAGAAATAA
- a CDS encoding SprT family protein — MTNEELQGLVEGISWEYFKRKFEHKASFNPRLRTTGGRYLLSTHNIEINKTYYEVMGLEELIGIIKHELCHYHLHLLNRGYQHKDADFKILLKSVGGPRFCSSLPIEMKKGKAKRVLIYSCVSCKQKYTRKKRMDINKYVCGKCRGRLKLEEIISIDK, encoded by the coding sequence ATGACAAATGAGGAATTACAAGGTTTAGTTGAGGGTATTTCATGGGAATATTTTAAAAGAAAGTTTGAACATAAAGCATCTTTTAATCCTAGATTAAGAACTACTGGTGGAAGATATTTATTAAGCACTCATAATATTGAAATTAATAAAACCTATTATGAAGTAATGGGATTAGAGGAGTTAATAGGTATTATCAAGCATGAATTATGCCATTATCATCTTCATTTATTAAACAGGGGGTATCAACATAAGGATGCTGATTTTAAGATCCTTTTAAAAAGTGTTGGAGGTCCCAGATTTTGTTCTTCCTTACCAATTGAAATGAAGAAAGGGAAAGCGAAGAGAGTACTTATTTATTCTTGTGTTTCATGTAAACAAAAATATACTAGAAAAAAAAGAATGGATATAAATAAGTATGTTTGTGGAAAATGTAGAGGGAGATTAAAATTAGAAGAAATAATCAGTATAGATAAGTGA